From the genome of Halictus rubicundus isolate RS-2024b chromosome 2, iyHalRubi1_principal, whole genome shotgun sequence, one region includes:
- the Jbug gene encoding filamin-type immunoglobulin domains fbug isoform X1, translating to MEPTEQLRPEQLVGLVARSAEGTAAKGMPIKGHEDLWVEIQANTFRNWVNEHLKQAADAADGPVIDLAEDFRDGTRLCALVEVLTKRRLPRWNPRPANQHHHLENVSTALQAIEADGVKLVNIGNVDIVNGNLKLILGLIWSLIVRYQIGKSKFPPRKLMLAWLKAVLPECRVNNFTTDWNSGVYLSALLHYCQPGLLPHWRQLDPTDSVYNCRKAMEIAKHDFDIPMVLEPEYLASPYLDELSGMTYLSYFMKEGSPGFHATLRWVNSQSPRHTVQNFTTDWNDGRVLCGIVRNLGGPAPAYEKIDLDPAAWEHNIQMGIDGGKKLGVEPILKARDMADQNVEHLGVMAYAAYFQWVKPRPQASKQILVHVDSTSARVQQPAHFKLELLTKEANTREVRGEVVGPSGRIECRLAWNGIHGKGTFVPTEIGMHKLMVYNDSELVDGCPYYFRVLPSLTKIKASGMDPCAIGSIVEVLVNSYGTSHDGIDVTAWSPTGRSLPCPVKENDGVHTATFQPDETGEWSIAITHKGNHIQGGPFTCFVFDPNGIKLLDTEGAIPGQPFSFVVDATGTGGLGDVIVDLVHDKQSVPFRMEDYGHMRYRVSFVPSDSGKYRVYVYFNGSDVRGSPFSIRVGTQKGSRRSKESTSSLERSKLSSLERRMNGLNVSVGVERTSPVQRPYYKSPSPTRHVVRDYSPLQQTTSTYKTTTTSNYSMENSSSTYHHASTSFDRTRSPSQSQSQSQSQSQSQSQSPNQNQNLNQNQDQSHSLGSASRNLHSPSTIKETKEIYSSSVYTQSRSPTVQSPTLLKESKDAMYSTNSAANRSRSPNPSPTVLTHGSRYSPVIKESRDIYNSGSLKRSSRSPNRSPMAFRSATQSPVNRSFSPRSNERDNGLGRRSSTENNGAIDTSSNVRVSSMVGGTSRRDSWDAIEKTKSLLSYGSLESLANLANNSAAAPEPTAANNHNYLNNNYKNTSSRNTSSSHVHTASFSNFASTQKYSNENQNSRTQTQTHGILKNKNNNHYKSMDTTDGVHDRYSTTNNGVSGYGSAQNKISALVTGSALEMLPIHRPTTFTIDPSVDPNNVTVSVSGPNGKIIPLQKSTLRGLTYAVTAEDVGEHTIQILVNGQHVQGSPFRSQAYNARAIQIGNIPNGAVNQPVEFEIDGSRAGSGNLEILVNGGHVTSFVRALGSQRFLASFVPHEAVVHLVEMTFNGEVVPGSPWRVGIMPAPKMSVIGESIRLVPAGSPALFELSALGFNGDEIDVQIIAPSKRHLPARIEEEPGRPGEFRVEFTPTEVGSHLVEVSIAGQKLPAGPLVAKVYNSSLIQVTDVPSAVVGHACQFRVDASAAGEGQLEISINEGEVPNHVQVVGGGRCLVSFTPEIAKSHYIDIKFNGEAVKGCPFICNVSDTSRVTLSLTHLELIPVDQPASFHMGVDGSGSAELAVSVRGPNNELPVKVTGDIKSGFTAEFIPRDVGVHSISVEYNGHPVNGTPFLAKAFNADKVLIGPVARGSVGQPTHFTVDASQAGEGNLEITISARNQNIPTQVTPQGNARFSVSFVPFEACEHVINIAFNKRTVPGCPIVTRVGGDSHVTVSGQALSSAGLGRQSYLTVSNVAGSLEDLEVNVEGPNGQAVPAQVTDNKDTTCSVAFTPRVVGEHRISVSHRNVPVVGSPFSCKVYDVTAIKVKDAKHGVIGMPVTFLVETSQAGPGNLEVTVNGGRVPTSAQAQGPHTYAISFTPREPIVHTVDLRFNGEDVPGSPFSCQVSDTAKVIVTEGLEKVSVNRLTTFAIEADVSFGTPAVEVLSPTRESLPIHVKQSGHGCYTAGFTPKDVGDHSVEVKLSGSHVEGSPFLVKAYNADKVKVTDINSGVVGKPVFFSINASQAGAGNLEIIVAVNGKNVPNYVQSEGNAKFRVNFKPQEAAVHSLSVRFNGEPVPGSPFSCKVVGAGQAIIAGHNLKMGAVKQLMSFTVDPQAPSMNCDVIVMPPSGISLPITIEPIDGKYNISFVPTEVGRHNISVLVDSEHVKGSPFACNVYDVTKVHVSGLTEALLGQATTFTVDAAEAGEGTLELVVSTENNTVKAEVVACARGLYDVTFVPQTTSTHYVNISFNDDNVPGSPFKCPVVSTMLDGPSIIRVGNTAYMDLEMSGLEGPVSAEVTGPDGIIIPCTLTKLSSNLYRVEVRTRQVGTYTVIFSDGHKIISSQTLQAFDPGKVTIKEVSDVVCHRPGTIIVVASKEAGPGKLCVNVRAAGADVDSVVREGENGLYEIVFHPTRAAPHRVHIKYNEVHIAGSPLDVTVRSPTGGREVTATGLGLYQSCVGKVTSFTIETLGRPGKEFDVVISGPQGNAVPVRCYQHRDGNLLAEFTTNTVGTYKIDVLQGAKPVLGSPFFCQAFDVSKVKLQELGPMTVSVHDHIAFKITKTDAGMADLDVTATSPLGQELPLQVTPLNDGAEMVEFSPSAPGTYMINITYGGCPIPGSPLVCTVDAAGQARAKGEGLLSGHVDKAAHFIVTGTRSPPAVQVDGPDSVSKAVVEAGANPGTWNVSYVPSEVGVFDIRVVSAGQQLPGSPWHPKIIDTRNLRVIGGWPAVCDDIGRLKLHPSNKISFDTAEAGPGELTGKIGDQTLSFEMTSNNRLKLILPQINGGEHRLEILFNAVPFPGAPKLAIVQDLEPPVQDTSRVLLRGRGLTSAKCGEEVSFTIDGSQAGNGTPKVQLFSPTNELNVMLQHLGDSVYRASYIPLTPDPLLMTVSWNGRQLKGCPLQISVTSAADASRVICSGDGLKHGIVGQEIRSFIDTRRAGPENIFRCAGELTAHCVGPHKVAYCELYDHGDATFTLNVKPQEAGRHALTIKYAGEHVPGSPFTLRVSGAPDASKVRVYGPGIEHGVLATFQSRFICDTRGAGAGQLTVRVRGPKGAFRVEMQRETQKDRIILCRYDPTEPGDYRVEVRWAGVLVPGSPFPVKIVDTQDELLMLTQGGDNYSTGHHTIASWRGSQAML from the exons CTCGCGGAGGACTTCCGGGACGGCACGCGGCTCTGCGCTCTCGTCGAGGTGTTGACCAAACGCCGGCTGCCCAGGTGGAACCCGAGGCCCGCGAATCAGCACCATCACTTGGAGAACGTGTCGACGGCGCTGCAAGCCATCGAAGCCGACGGTGTCAAGCTCGTCAATATCG GCAACGTGGACATCGTGAATGGAAATTTGAAACTTATCCTCGGCTTGATATGGTCGCTCATCGTTAGGTACCAAATAGGCAAGTCCAAGTTCCCTCCAAGGAAACTCATGCTCGCATGGCTCAAG GCCGTTCTACCGGAATGTAGAGTGAACAATTTTACGACGGACTGGAACTCCGGCGTGTACCTGAGCGCGTTGCTCCATTATTGCCAGCCGGGTCTACTCCCTCACTGGCGTCAGCTGGACCCTACCGACAG CGTGTACAATTGCCGAAAAGCCATGGAGATCGCGAAACACGATTTCGATATACCGATGGTACTCGAACCGGAGTACCTTGCGTCACCATATTTGGACGAACTATCGGGAATGACCTACTTATCCTACTTCATGAAGGAAGGCTCGCCCGGTTTTCATGCCACGTTACGGTGGGTCAACTCTCAATCGCCTCGTCACACCGTGCAGAATTTCACG ACCGATTGGAACGACGGCCGAGTTCTCTGCGGCATCGTGAGAAATTTGGGCGGACCGGCTCCGGCTTACGAGAAAATCGACCTTGACCCTGCCGCGTGGGAGCACAACATTCAAATGG GTATCGACGGAGGCAAGAAACTAGGCGTGGAACCGATTCTCAAGGCGAGAGACATGGCAGACCAGAACGTGGAACATTTAGGCGTGATGGCGTACGCGGCATACTTTCAGTGGGTGAAGCCTCGCCCTCAGGCCAGCAAACAAATACTCGTCCACGTGGACAGCACTTCCGCCAGAGTGCAACAACCG GCGCATTTCAAGCTGGAGTTGCTTACCAAAGAAGCGAACACGAGGGAGGTGCGCGGCGAAGTAGTCGGTCCGAGTGGACGAATCGAGTGCAGGCTCGCGTGGAACGGGATCCACGGGAAGGGAACGTTCGTCCCCACGGAAATTGGAATGCACAAG CTGATGGTGTACAACGACAGCGAGCTGGTCGACGGATGCCCCTATTACTTTCGAGTTTTACCTTCCCTGACTAAAATCAAAGCATCCGGCATGGACCCCTGCGCCATAGGATCCATCGTCGAGGTTCTAGTCAACAGTTACG GAACTAGTCATGACGGCATCGACGTGACCGCGTGGTCGCCGACCGGCAGATCCCTGCCGTGTCCGGTGAAAGAGAACGACGGTGTGCACACCGCGACCTTTCAACCGGACGAGACAGGAGAGTGGAGCATCGCGATAACTCACAAAGGAAATCATATACAAGGCGGACCCTTCACCTGCTTCGTGTTCGATCCGAACGGCATAAAG CTACTCGACACGGAGGGCGCCATTCCCGGGCAACCGTTTTCGTTCGTCGTGGACGCGACAGGAACCGGCGGGCTAGGCGACGTGATCGTGGACCTGGTTCACGACAAGCAGTCCGTACCGTTCAGGATGGAGGATTACGGCCACATGAGGTACCGAGTCTCCTTCGTCCCGTCCGATTCCGGCAAGTACAGAGTGTACGTGTACTTCAACGGCTCGGATGTCCGAGGCTCTCCGTTCTCCATCCGAGTGGGGACGCAGAAAGGATCGAGGAGGTCGAAGGAGTCAACGTCCAGCCTCGAAAGATCGAAACTGTCCTCTCTGGAAAGACGGATGAACGGTTTGAACGTGTCGGTCGGAGTCGAACGGACGAGTCCTGTTCAGAGGCCCTACTACAAGTCCCCCAGCCCCACACGACACGTCGTTCGTGATTATTCTCCTCTGCAGCAGACCACCTCGACCTACAAGACCACGACCACGAGCAACTACTCGATGGAGAATTCAAGCTCGACGTACCATCACGCGTCCACGTCGTTCGATCGCACTCGATCACCGAGTCAGAGTCAGAGTCAGAGTCAGAGTCAGAGTCAGAGTCAGAGTCAAAGTCCGAATCAAAATCAAAATCTAAATCAGAATCAGGATCAGAGTCACAGTCTCGGCTCAGCCTCGCGGAACCTTCACAGTCCCTCTACGATCAAGGAGACGAAGGAAATTTACTCGAGCAGTGTCTACACTCAGTCGAGATCCCCCACCGTGCAGAGCCCCACCCTTCTCAAGGAATCGAAGGACGCGATGTACTCGACAAACAGTGCGGCGAACAGATCTCGTTCTCCGAACCCGAGTCCGACGGTCCTAACCCACGGATCGAGGTATTCCCCGGTGATCAAAGAATCCCGAGACATCTACAATTCCGGGTCATTGAAGAGGTCGAGCAGGTCGCCGAATCGCAGCCCCATGGCGTTCCGCAGCGCGACCCAGAGTCCGGTCAACAGAAGTTTCAGTCCGAGGAGCAACGAGAGGGACAACGGATTAGGCAGGAGGAGCTCCACGGAGAACAACGGAGCGATCGACACGAGCAGCAACGTTAGAGTATCTTCGATGGTCGGCGGGACTTCCCGACGCGACTCGTGGGACGCCATCGAGAAGACCAAATCGCTGCTGTCCTACGGCAGTTTGGAGTCCCTCGCGAACCTTGCCAAcaactcggcggccgcgcccGAACCCACCGCGGCGAACAACCATAACTACTTGAACAACAACTACAAAAATACTTCAAGTCGGAACACCTCCTCGTCGCACGTTCACACCGCCAGCTTCTCGAACTTTGCGTCGACACAAAAGTACAGCAACGAGAATCAAAACTCGCGGACCCAGACCCAGACTCACGGTATCTTGAAAAACAAGAATAACAATCATTACAAGAGTATGGACACCACCGACGGCGTGCACGATCGCTACAGTACGACGAACAACGGAGTCTCCGGATACGGGAGCGCGCAGAACAAAATCTCCGCCCTTGTCACCGGAAGCGCCCTCGAGATGCTTCCGATCCACAGACCGACCACTTTTACCATCGACCCGAGCGTCGACCCGAACAATGTCACGGTCAGCGTTTCCG GTCCAAACGGAAAGATAATACCGTTGCAAAAGTCGACTCTTCGCGGTTTGACGTACGCTGTGACGGCCGAGGATGTTGGCGAGCACACGATTCAGATATTGGTCAACGGCCAGCACGTTCAGGGGTCTCCGTTCAG ATCGCAAGCGTACAACGCACGAGCTATCCAAATTGGGAACATTCCGAACGGTGCCGTCAATCAGCCCGTGGAATTTGAGA TCGACGGTTCCAGGGCTGGATCCGGAAACTTGGAGATACTCGTAAACGGTGGCCACGTGACGAGTTTCGTGAGAGCGTTGGGCAGCCAACGATTCCTGGCTTCGTTCGTGCCCCACGAGGCTGTTGTACACCTGGTCGAGATGACGTTCAACGGCGAAGTCGTCCCCG GATCGCCGTGGCGAGTGGGCATCATGCCAGCCCCAAAAATGTCAGTGATCGGGGAGTCTATAAGATTGGTTCCTGCTGGTAGTCCGGCGTTGTTCGAATTGTCTGCCCTTGGTTTCAACGGTGACGAGATCGACGTCCAAATTATCG CTCCTTCTAAAAGGCATTTGCCGGCGAGGATAGAAGAAGAGCCTGGACGTCCCGGAGAGTTTCGAGTCGAATTCACTCCGACCGAAGTGGGCAGTCATCTGGTGGAAGTGAGCATCGCGGGACAAAAGCTACCGGCAGGACCTCTTGTCGCCAAGGTGTACAATAGCAGTTTAATCCAAGTGACGGATGTACCCAGCGCTGTGGTGGGACATGCCTGCCAATTTAGAG TTGACGCTAGCGCGGCTGGCGAGGGACAACTCGAAATCTCTATAAACGAGGGAGAAGTGCCTAATCACGTTCAAGTGGTAGGAGGGGGGCGTTGTCTCGTCTCCTTCACTCCCGAGATCGCCAAGTCGCATTACATAGACATCAAATTCAACGGCGAAGCAGTGAAGGGATGCCCATTTATTTGCAATGTTTCCGACACGAGCAGAGTAACGTTGAGCTTAACTCATCTGGAGTTGATTCCGGTCGATCAGCCTGCCAGCTTCCACATGGGAGTCGACGGCAGTGGCAGCGCGGAACTAGCTGTTTCCGTAAGAG GACCAAACAACGAATTGCCCGTTAAAGTAACAGGTGACATAAAAAGTGGTTTCACGGCGGAATTTATTCCCAGAGACGTTGGCGTCCATTCGATCAGCGTCGAGTACAATGGTCATCCTGTAAATGGCACACCGTTCTTAGCCAAAGCGTTCAACGCCGATAAAGTATTAATCGGTCCCGTAGCCAGGGGCAGCGTCGGTCAGCCAACGCACTTTACCG TCGATGCGAGTCAAGCCGGCGAAGGAAACCTGGAAATTACGATATCGGCTCGCAATCAAAATATTCCCACGCAAGTGACGCCACAGGGAAATGCTCGATTTTCGGTCAGCTTTGTTCCGTTCGAGGCGTGCGAACACGTAATTAATATAGCCTTCAATAAACGAACTGTGCCAGGCTGCCCGATCGTAACTCGGGTAGGTGGCGATAGTCATGTAACAGTGAGTGGGCAGGCATTGAGCAGTGCTGGATTAGGACGACAAAGCTATCTTACCGTTAGTAATGTTGCCGGTAGCTTAGAAGATTTAGAAGTGAACGTTGAAG GACCCAATGGACAGGCCGTACCAGCTCAAGTCACTGACAACAAAGACACGACGTGCAGCGTGGCGTTTACGCCGAGAGTAGTCGGGGAACATAGAATTTCGGTAAGCCATCGGAACGTTCCTGTGGTCGGCAGCCCGTTCAGCTGTAAAGTCTATGACGTAACCGCTATCAAAGTGAAGGATGCTAAACACGGTGTCATTGGAATGCCTGTAACTTTCTTAG TTGAAACTAGTCAAGCAGGACCTGGAAATTTAGAGGTGACGGTGAACGGTGGTCGCGTGCCTACGTCCGCTCAAGCTCAAGGTCCGCATACGTACGCGATATCATTCACGCCTAGAGAGCCCATTGTGCACACCGTCGATTTGCGATTCAACGGGGAAGATGTGCCCGGTAGTCCTTTTAGTTGTCAG GTCAGCGACACGGCCAAAGTAATAGTGACCGAAGGACTGGAGAAAGTATCTGTGAATCGGCTGACAACCTTCGCGATAGAAGCGGACGTCTCCTTCGGAACACCCGCCGTAGAAGTTCTTTCACCCACTAGGGAGAGTTTACCGATTCACGTGAAGCAGAGCGGCCACGGATGTTACACCGCGGGATTCACTCCGAAAGATGTCG GTGATCATAGCGTCGAAGTAAAGTTGAGTGGATCGCACGTGGAAGGAAGTCCATTTTTAGTGAAAGCTTACAACGCGGACAAGGTAAAGGTGACGGATATAAATAGCGGTGTTGTCGGGAAACCAGTTTTCTTCAGCA TTAACGCCAGTCAAGCAGGTGCTGGCAATCTCGAGATCATCGTTGCCGTGAACGGTAAAAATGTCCCGAATTACGTTCAAAGCGAAGGCAATGCAAAGTTCAGGGTCAATTTCAAGCCACAGGAAGCTGCCGTTCACAGTCTTAGCGTTCGTTTTAACGGGGAACCAGTTCCAG GTTCACCGTTCAGCTGTAAAGTGGTCGGAGCTGGCCAGGCAATAATCGCGGGTCACAATTTAAAAATGGGCGCTGTGAAGCAGTTGATGTCATTCACGGTGGACCCGCAAGCTCCGTCGATGAATTGCGACGTGATCGTAATGCCGCCGTCCGGCATATCCCTTCCCATTACGATAGAACCTATCGATGGAAAATACAACATTAGTTTTGTACCCACGGAAGTCGGCAGGCATAACATCAGCGTGTTAGTGGATTCCGAGCACGTGAAAGGATCTCCTTTCGCCTGTAACGTTTACGATGTTACCAAG GTTCACGTCTCCGGTCTTACGGAAGCGCTGCTAGGCCAAGCAACTACGTTTACGGTCGATGCTGCCGAAGCTGGCGAAGGAACTTTGGAATTGGTTGTGAGTACGGAGAACAACACCGTTAAAGCCGAGGTAGTCGCCTGCGCTCGTGGATTGTACGATGTCACGTTCGTTCCGCAAACTACTAGTACTCATTACGTGAACATTAGTTTCAACGACGACAATGTACCAG GGAGTCCATTCAAGTGTCCAGTAGTCAGTACAATGTTGGATGGACCGTCCATAATTCGAGTTGGCAATACAGCGTACATGGACTTGGAAATGTCGGGATTAGAGGGTCCTGTGTCTGCCGAAGTTACCG GTCCCGACGGCATAATCATTCCATGCACATTGACCAAATTATCGTCCAATCTGTACCGAGTCGAAGTCCGAACGCGACAGGTCGGAACGTACACCGTGATATTCAGCGACGGTCATAAGATAATTAGTTCTCAAACGCTTCAAGCTTTCGATCCTGGAAAAGTAACGATCAAAGAAGTGTCGGACGTAGTGTGTCATCGTCCTGGAACTATCATAG TGGTTGCATCGAAAGAAGCCGGACCAGGGAAACTGTGCGTGAACGTGCGTGCCGCCGGCGCCGACGTGGACAGCGTAGTCAGAGAAGGAGAGAATGGCCTTTACGAAATAGTGTTTCATCCGACGCGAGCCGCTCCCCACAGAGTTCACATAAAATACAATGAAGTTCACATTGCAG GAAGCCCGCTTGACGTAACCGTGCGAAGTCCTACCGGAGGACGAGAAGTAACCGCAACAGGATTGGGACTGTACCAATCGTGCGTCGGCAAAGTGACTTCGTTCACGATCGAAACGTTAGGTCGTCCGGGGAAAGAATTTGACGTTGTAATCAGCGGACCACAGGGTAACGCGGTTCCAGTTCGGTGTTACCAGCATCGCGATGGAAATCTACTCGCCGAATTCACCACGAACACCGTCG GAACATACAAAATCGATGTTTTGCAAGGTGCTAAGCCGGTTCTGGGTTCGCCATTTTTCTGTCAAGCTTTCGACGTTTCCAAGGTGAAACTGCAAGAACTGGGTCCGATGACAGTGTCCGTGCACGATCATATCGCGTTTAAGA TAACGAAGACAGACGCTGGAATGGCAGATTTGGATGTGACCGCAACGAGTCCTTTGGGCCAAGAGCTTCCGTTACAGGTTACACCGCTGAACGATGGCGCTGAAATGGTGGAATTTTCTCCGAGCGCACCTGGCACCTACATGATCAACATCACGTACG GAGGATGTCCTATACCTGGTAGTCCATTGGTATGCACGGTCGATGCCGCTGGACAAGCTCGCGCGAAAGGCGAAGGTTTATTGAGTGGTCACGTGGACAAAGCAGCACATTTTATCGTAACCGGAACGAGAAGTCCTCCGGCAGTTCAG GTGGATGGACCGGACAGTGTCTCGAAAGCAGTCGTCGAAGCAGGAGCTAATCCAGGCACCTGGAACGTGTCCTACGTTCCGTCCGAAGTTGGAGTATTCGATATTCGAGTTGTCTCTGCTGGACAACAACTTCCGGGATCTCCTTGGCATCCGAAAATCATAGACACGAGAAACCTTCGCGTAATCG GTGGTTGGCCAGCCGTGTGCGACGACATTGGTCGTTTGAAATTACACCCATCGAACAAAATTAGTTTCGACACCGCTGAAGCTGGCCCTGGTGAACTGACCGGAAAGATAGGTGACCAAACGTTATCGTTCGAAATGACCTCGAACAATAGACTGAAGCTTATTCTACCGCAGATAAACGGCGGAGAGCATCgtttagaaatattatttaacgCGGTACCATTCCCAGGAGCACCGAAATTGGCTATAGTTCAAGATTTAGAG CCACCTGTGCAAGACACGAGTCGTGTATTGCTAAGGGGAAGAGGGTTAACGTCGGCAAAGTGCGGAGAAGAAGTTAGTTTCACGATAGACGGGTCTCAGGCCGGTAACGGAACGCCGAAAGTTCAACTTTTCTCGCCGACCAACGAACTGAACGTGATGCTGCAACATTTAG GGGACTCTGTTTATCGTGCAAGTTATATACCTCTAACTCCCGACCCTCTGTTAATGACCGTATCATGGAACGGAAGACAATTGAAAGGATGTCCCCTGCAGATCAGCGTAACGAGCGCGGCTGACGCGTCGCGTGTCATCTGCTCTGGCGATGGACTGAAACACGGTATCGTCGGCCAGGAGATACGAAGTTTCATCGATACTAGACGCGCGGGACCAG AGAACATTTTTCGATGTGCAGGCGAGTTGACGGCACACTGCGTCGGTCCCCACAAAGTGGCTTACTGCGAACTGTACGATCACGGCGATGCTACTTTTACCTTGAACGTTAAACCTCAAGAGGCTGGACGTCACGCGTTGACGATCAAGTATGCGGGAGAACATGTCCCAGGTTCGCCGTTCACGTTACGCGTTTCCGGTGCTCCGGACGCTTCGAAG GTACGAGTGTACGGACCAGGAATCGAGCACGGAGTGCTGGCGACATTCCAGTCACGGTTCATTTGCGACACTCGCGGCGCCGGTGCTGGCCAGCTCACTGTAAGAGTCCGTGGACCGAAAGGGGCGTTCAGAGTGGAAATGCAGAGGGAGACGCAGAAGGATCGTATAATTCTTTGTCGGTACGATCCGACGGAACCAGGCGACTATAGGGTCGAAGTTCGTTGGGCAGGCGTTTTGGTTCCGGGTTCCCCGTTCCCGGTTAAGATCGTTGACACGCAAGACGAACTATTGATGCTGACGCAG GGTGGAGACAATTATTCGACGGGACATCACACGATCGCGTCATGGCGTGGGTCGCAAGCTATGCTCTAA